The Pan troglodytes isolate AG18354 chromosome 1, NHGRI_mPanTro3-v2.0_pri, whole genome shotgun sequence genome includes a region encoding these proteins:
- the LOC134809780 gene encoding mitochondrial adenyl nucleotide antiporter SLC25A24-like → MAKIGLPTWARPCPFKPAGECAPFPQTSLGSPVDLPVRGSWVPNAATSGTSTHVWHLSSHLASQLSRGASARGPTRWRSLSVAPKSPQARAAWPAWAPNCGGSARQLQKLADGRDPLLCAARRRGGGDECRGAGWVAEWSPQPLDPAMLLWMQGFVLEAVACQDGDDYLRYGILFEDLDCNGDGVVDIIELQEGLRNWSSAFDPNSEEIIFKSGDTNDDLGLDFGEFMQYLQDHEKKMRLAFNSLDKNNDGVIDASEIIAALKSLGMHISEVQVKTVLSSMDSDGSMTVDWDEWKYYFLLHPATNITEMIHFWKRSTEKLGHSVTIHST, encoded by the exons ATGGCCAAAATAGGTTTGCCAACATGGGCTAGGCCG TGCCCTTTCAAGCCTGCTGGGGAATGCGCTCCCTTTCCCCAAACGTCCCTTGGTTCCCCCGTCGACCTACCCGTCCGAGGGTCCTGGGTACCCAACGCCGCCACGTCTGGCACCTCAACTCACGTCTGGCACCTCAGCTCACATCTGGCGTCTCAACTGTCGCGTGGCGCCTCGGCCAGAGGTCCCACAAGGTGGCGCAGCCTCTCCGTGGCGCCCAAGAGCCCGCAGGCGCGGGCGGCTTGGCCCGCGTGGGCTCCGAACTGCGGCGGCTCCGCTAGACAGTTGCAGAAGCTGGCGGACGGCCGGGACCCCCTGCTTTGCGCAGCCAGGCGTCGAGGAGGCGGCGACGAGTGCCGCGGTGCTGGCTGGGTGGCCGAGTGGTCCCCGCAGCCTCTGGACCCAGCCATGCTGCTCTGGATGCAGGGCTTCGTGCTGGAGGCGGTGGCCTGCCAGGATGGCGATGACTACTTACGCTACGGGATCCTCTTCGAAGACCTGGATTGCAATGGGGACGGCGTGGTGGACATCATTGAGCTCCAGGAGGGGCTGAGAAACTGGAGCTCCGCGTTTGACCCCAACTCCGAGGAG aTAATTTTTAAGTCTGGAGATACCAACGACGATTTAGGATTGGACTTTGGAGAATTTATGCAGTATCTTCAAGACCatgagaagaaaatgaggctGGCATTTAATAGTCTGGATAAAAATAATGATG gagtaATAGATGCTTCAGAAATAATTGCTGCTTTGAAATCCCTGGGTATGCATATTTCTGAAGTCCAGGTAAAAACTGTTCTGAGCAG catgGATAGTGATGGATCAATGACAGTAGACTGGGATGAATGGAAGTACTACTTTTTACTGCATCCTGCAACAAATATCACTGAAATGATTCATTTCTGGAAGCGTTCTACT